A genomic stretch from Hymenobacter psoromatis includes:
- a CDS encoding glucosamine-6-phosphate deaminase — MPTAPTPAERIGTAIYPDSQQASAAVAQEIAALVRARAAEGRPVVLGLATGSTPTRLYEELVRLHREEGLSFEHVVTFNLDEYYPMPPDSLQSYVRFMHEYLFDHVDIRPENIHIPDGTVPPAEVAGFCQRYEAAIRAAGGIDLQILGIGRTGHIGFNEPGSGPASRTRLITLDHLTRTDAASDFYGEENVPRRAITMGVGTILEARQIVLLAWGEGKAAVVKRLVEGAPTDSVPATYLQQHPHVRVVLEEAASAELTRVKTPWLAGLASDWQQPATVRRAVTWLARQLETAILKLTDEQYNEHGLSELLAESGPAYSINIKVFNELQRTLTGWPGGKPDADDTYRPERALPPRKRVLLFSPHPDDDVISMGGTLLRLVDQGHEVHVAYQTSGNIAVFDDEALRFADFAADYDRRFQQNDPAGEQFYHRVADFLAQKAPGQVDSAEVQQLKGLIRRGEARAALRYAGLDPDERGHFLDLPFYETGRVRKKPLGEEDIQLTIKLLNKIQPQQIYAAGDLSDPHGTHRVCLAAVMEAVRRLQAEGSEWLRDCWVWLYRGAWQEWDADQIEMAVPLSPLELTRKRRAIFKHQSQKDRPLFPGADQREFWQRAEARNRTTAQLYDQLGLPEYEAIEAFVRWHF; from the coding sequence ATGCCTACCGCCCCTACCCCCGCCGAGCGCATCGGCACCGCCATTTACCCCGATTCGCAGCAAGCTTCGGCGGCGGTGGCCCAGGAAATAGCGGCCCTCGTGCGGGCGCGGGCGGCCGAGGGGCGGCCCGTGGTGCTGGGCCTGGCCACCGGCTCAACGCCCACCCGCCTCTACGAAGAGCTGGTGCGCCTGCACCGCGAGGAGGGCCTGAGCTTTGAGCACGTGGTGACGTTTAACCTGGACGAGTACTACCCCATGCCGCCCGACTCGTTGCAGAGCTACGTGCGCTTTATGCACGAGTATCTGTTTGACCACGTGGACATTCGGCCCGAGAACATTCACATTCCCGACGGCACGGTGCCGCCGGCGGAGGTAGCCGGTTTTTGCCAGCGCTACGAGGCGGCCATTCGGGCGGCGGGTGGCATCGACCTGCAGATTTTGGGGATTGGGCGCACCGGGCACATCGGGTTCAACGAGCCGGGGTCGGGGCCGGCCTCGCGCACCCGCCTCATCACCCTCGACCACCTCACGCGCACCGACGCGGCCTCCGACTTTTATGGCGAGGAGAACGTGCCGCGCCGGGCCATCACGATGGGGGTAGGGACGATTCTGGAAGCCCGCCAGATTGTGCTGCTGGCCTGGGGCGAGGGCAAGGCCGCCGTGGTGAAGCGCCTAGTGGAGGGCGCGCCCACCGACTCGGTGCCCGCCACGTACTTGCAGCAGCATCCGCACGTGCGGGTGGTGCTGGAGGAGGCCGCCAGCGCCGAGCTCACGCGCGTGAAAACGCCCTGGCTGGCCGGCCTGGCCAGCGACTGGCAGCAGCCCGCCACCGTGCGCCGGGCCGTGACGTGGCTGGCCCGCCAGCTCGAAACCGCCATCCTCAAGCTCACTGATGAGCAGTATAACGAGCACGGCCTCTCGGAGCTGCTGGCCGAGTCGGGGCCGGCTTATAGTATTAATATCAAGGTTTTTAACGAGCTGCAACGCACCCTTACGGGCTGGCCGGGCGGCAAGCCGGATGCCGACGACACCTACCGCCCCGAGCGCGCCCTACCCCCCCGCAAGCGCGTGCTCCTCTTCTCGCCGCACCCCGACGACGACGTGATTTCGATGGGCGGCACGCTGCTGCGGCTCGTGGACCAGGGCCACGAGGTGCACGTGGCGTACCAGACCTCGGGCAACATCGCGGTGTTTGACGACGAGGCGCTACGCTTCGCGGATTTTGCGGCCGACTACGACCGGCGGTTTCAGCAGAACGACCCGGCGGGCGAGCAGTTTTACCACCGCGTGGCCGATTTTCTGGCCCAAAAAGCGCCCGGCCAGGTCGATTCGGCGGAGGTGCAGCAGCTGAAAGGGCTCATTCGGCGGGGCGAGGCGCGGGCCGCCCTGCGCTACGCCGGCCTCGACCCCGACGAGCGCGGGCATTTCCTGGATTTGCCTTTTTACGAAACCGGGCGAGTGCGTAAGAAGCCGCTGGGCGAGGAAGATATTCAACTCACCATCAAGCTATTGAATAAAATTCAGCCCCAGCAGATTTACGCGGCCGGCGACCTCAGCGACCCGCACGGCACGCACCGCGTATGCCTGGCGGCCGTGATGGAGGCCGTGCGCCGGCTACAAGCGGAGGGCAGCGAATGGCTGCGCGACTGCTGGGTGTGGCTCTACCGCGGCGCGTGGCAGGAGTGGGATGCGGACCAGATTGAGATGGCCGTGCCGCTTTCGCCGCTGGAGCTGACGCGCAAGCGCCGCGCCATTTTTAAGCACCAGAGCCAAAAGGACCGGCCGCTGTTTCCGGGGGCCGACCAGCGCGAGTTCTGGCAGCGCGCCGAGGCCCGCAACCGCACCACTGCCCAGCTCTACGACCAGCTTGGCCTGCCCGAATACGAGGCCATTGAGGCTTTCGTACGCTGGCATTTTTAG
- a CDS encoding peptidoglycan synthetase, with product MHNLALALARRGAHVTGSDDEIFEPARSRLAAAGLLPPAEGWDAARVTPDLTAVIVGMHARPDNPELARAQELGLKIYSFPEYIYEASKDKQRVVIGGSHGKTSITALILHVLRFHGRQFDYAVGAQLAGFDLMVQLTDEAPVIIIEGDEYLSSPVDRRPKFHLYQHHIGVISGISWDHINVFPTEEIYREQFELFARQTPKAGVLIYDRDDEQTQLVAVPSNPDVTYVGYGPHENVIRDGRTYLITKKDEEVPIQVFGEHNLRNISAAKEVCKQLSIKGKDFYKAVATFRGAARRLELVREGATSVVYKDFAHAPSKLRATATAFKQQFPQRRLVACLELHTFSSLNPAFLPQYAHCFDAPDVAVVYFNPHVLEHKRLPPLAPAAVAAAFARPDLRVFTDSQALAAFLHAQAWADTNLLLMTSGTFDGLDLPELAAEVVG from the coding sequence ATGCACAATCTGGCGCTGGCGCTGGCCCGGCGCGGCGCGCACGTGACGGGCTCGGACGACGAGATTTTTGAGCCGGCCCGCTCGCGGCTGGCCGCCGCCGGCCTCCTACCCCCCGCCGAGGGTTGGGACGCGGCCCGCGTGACGCCCGACCTCACGGCCGTGATTGTGGGCATGCACGCCCGCCCCGACAACCCCGAGCTGGCCCGCGCCCAGGAGTTGGGCCTCAAAATCTACTCCTTTCCCGAGTATATCTACGAGGCCAGCAAGGATAAGCAGCGCGTGGTGATTGGCGGCTCGCACGGCAAAACGAGCATTACGGCGCTCATTCTGCACGTGCTGCGGTTTCACGGGCGGCAGTTCGACTACGCGGTGGGCGCGCAGCTGGCGGGCTTCGATTTGATGGTGCAATTGACGGATGAGGCGCCGGTTATCATCATTGAGGGCGATGAGTATTTGTCGTCGCCGGTGGACCGGCGGCCCAAATTTCACCTCTACCAACACCACATCGGGGTGATTTCGGGTATCAGCTGGGACCACATCAACGTGTTTCCGACCGAGGAAATCTACCGCGAGCAGTTCGAGCTATTTGCTCGCCAAACGCCCAAGGCCGGCGTGCTCATCTATGACCGCGACGACGAGCAAACCCAGCTCGTGGCCGTGCCCAGCAACCCTGACGTGACCTACGTGGGCTACGGCCCGCACGAAAACGTAATCCGCGACGGCCGCACCTACCTCATTACCAAGAAGGACGAGGAAGTGCCCATTCAGGTATTTGGGGAGCACAACCTGCGCAACATCTCGGCGGCCAAAGAGGTGTGCAAGCAGCTGAGCATCAAGGGCAAGGATTTTTACAAGGCCGTGGCGACGTTTAGGGGCGCGGCGCGGCGGCTGGAGCTGGTGCGCGAAGGCGCGACGTCGGTGGTATACAAGGACTTTGCCCACGCGCCCAGCAAGCTGCGCGCCACGGCCACGGCTTTCAAGCAGCAGTTCCCCCAGCGGCGGCTGGTGGCCTGCCTGGAGCTGCACACCTTCAGCTCGCTCAACCCGGCCTTTTTGCCGCAGTACGCGCACTGCTTCGACGCGCCCGACGTGGCGGTGGTGTATTTCAATCCCCACGTGCTCGAACACAAGCGCCTACCCCCCCTCGCGCCGGCCGCCGTGGCGGCCGCCTTTGCCCGGCCCGATTTGCGCGTGTTCACCGATAGCCAGGCGCTGGCCGCTTTCCTGCACGCGCAGGCCTGGGCCGACACCAATTTGCTGCTGATGACCAGCGGCACGTTTGACGGGCTGGATTTGCCGGAGCTGGCGGCCGAGGTGGTGGGGTAG
- a CDS encoding transposase has translation MRRSSFSPTQLRELVLPLLSDSPEAFLFVDDSVQDKRYSRFIEVAKRQYSGAAHGLVTGICLVNLVHSSGEAGDFLPLDYRVYAPQQDALSKNEHFQAMFAHVVAEDKIQARTLLFDAWYSGSENLKRIHRAGWTFFTTLKSNRLVSANKETGYQALDAVDPPPGGWSTGLEVRLKQVPFAVRLFKLVAANGDIEWVVTNNFAFTLTQQLVEVTTRTRWQVEEFHRSFKQLTGAEKCQCRRAQAQRNHLACCYLAWVSLRQFARQTAQTLYQAHQQQWAPYLRQLLAKPLIPALIPTSA, from the coding sequence TTGCGCCGCAGCTCGTTCTCACCCACGCAGTTGCGGGAGTTGGTGCTACCCTTGTTGAGTGACTCGCCCGAGGCCTTTTTGTTCGTCGACGACAGTGTGCAGGACAAGCGCTACAGCCGTTTTATCGAGGTGGCCAAGCGCCAGTACTCCGGCGCCGCCCACGGCTTGGTGACCGGCATCTGCTTGGTCAACCTGGTGCACAGCAGTGGGGAGGCCGGTGATTTTCTGCCCCTGGACTACCGCGTGTACGCCCCGCAGCAGGATGCGCTGAGCAAGAACGAGCATTTCCAGGCCATGTTCGCCCACGTGGTGGCCGAAGACAAAATCCAGGCCCGCACCCTCTTGTTCGATGCCTGGTACAGCGGCAGCGAGAACCTGAAGCGCATTCACCGCGCCGGTTGGACGTTTTTCACGACCCTGAAAAGCAACCGGTTGGTGAGTGCGAACAAGGAGACGGGCTATCAAGCCCTGGACGCAGTGGACCCGCCGCCGGGCGGGTGGAGCACGGGGTTGGAAGTGCGCTTAAAGCAGGTGCCGTTTGCGGTGCGTTTGTTCAAGCTGGTCGCCGCCAACGGCGACATTGAATGGGTCGTGACCAATAACTTCGCCTTCACCCTGACCCAGCAACTCGTCGAAGTCACGACCCGCACGCGCTGGCAGGTGGAAGAGTTTCACCGCAGCTTCAAGCAGCTCACCGGGGCTGAAAAATGCCAGTGCCGCCGTGCCCAGGCCCAGCGCAACCACTTGGCTTGTTGCTACCTGGCCTGGGTGTCCTTGCGCCAGTTTGCCCGCCAAACCGCCCAAACCCTGTACCAAGCCCATCAGCAGCAGTGGGCTCCTTATCTGCGCCAGTTGCTAGCCAAACCCCTCATTCCAGCGCTAATACCGACGAGTGCGTAA